One window of Mucilaginibacter inviolabilis genomic DNA carries:
- the kdpA gene encoding potassium-transporting ATPase subunit KdpA — MNTEISGVIFTYLLTLALAIPLGRYIARVFKGEKTWLDFLAPLERFIFRFSGIDAKKEMNWKQHLFALLTINSVWLIYAFVCLMAQGHLPLNPDANPGQSPDTAFNTAISFLVNCNLQHYSGESGATYFTQHFVFMFLHFVSAATGIAALIVVFRAMKDKVTDKLGNFWDYFVKTITRVLLPISFVIAVILAFNGMTTSYAGKDTFISMQGDTVHVSRGPVAALVAIKHLGTNGGGWFGANSAHPIENPNYLTNTTELVAQTLIPIALVFALGFYLNKKKFSYVVFGVMTIGMLLFLIPTMNAELNGNPAIAHMGVSQTTGAMEGKEVRFGPANSAYWSVITTIISTGSVNSMHDSAMPMSGNMMLLGMMVNCFYGGCGVGILNFYIFIIIAVFISGLMVGRTPEFFGRKIEAREMKIASLIALLHPFIILVGLAISSYVVVNMAGADWAVKPSTWLNNPGNHGFSEMLYEYTSSAANNGSGFEGLGDGNIFWNVTTGIVMILGRFLPIIGPLAIAGLLANKKFIPESAGTLKSDTSTFGVMIFAVIIIIAALSFFPSLALGPIAEHFSLK; from the coding sequence ATGAACACTGAAATCTCAGGTGTAATATTTACCTACCTCCTCACGCTCGCGCTGGCTATACCCCTTGGCCGATACATCGCCCGTGTTTTTAAAGGCGAGAAAACCTGGCTCGACTTTCTGGCCCCGTTGGAACGTTTTATTTTCCGCTTCAGCGGCATCGACGCCAAAAAAGAAATGAACTGGAAACAGCATTTATTTGCCCTGCTTACTATTAATAGTGTATGGCTCATATATGCTTTTGTTTGTTTAATGGCACAGGGCCATCTGCCACTCAATCCGGATGCTAACCCTGGTCAGTCACCTGATACTGCTTTCAATACCGCTATCAGCTTTTTAGTGAACTGTAACTTACAGCACTACTCCGGCGAAAGCGGCGCTACTTATTTTACACAGCACTTTGTATTCATGTTCCTGCACTTTGTATCCGCAGCTACAGGTATTGCCGCGCTCATCGTGGTATTCAGGGCCATGAAAGATAAAGTGACCGATAAACTGGGTAACTTTTGGGATTACTTTGTAAAAACCATTACCCGTGTATTATTACCTATATCATTTGTAATAGCTGTTATTTTAGCCTTCAACGGCATGACCACCAGCTATGCCGGTAAAGATACTTTTATTAGTATGCAGGGCGATACCGTGCACGTATCCCGCGGACCGGTTGCTGCCTTAGTTGCTATTAAGCATTTAGGTACAAACGGCGGCGGCTGGTTCGGCGCCAACTCTGCTCATCCTATTGAAAACCCTAACTACTTAACCAACACTACCGAACTGGTAGCACAAACCCTGATTCCTATAGCCCTGGTATTTGCTTTAGGCTTTTATCTGAATAAAAAGAAATTTTCTTACGTGGTGTTTGGCGTGATGACGATAGGCATGCTCCTGTTCCTGATACCAACCATGAATGCCGAACTGAATGGTAACCCGGCTATTGCCCACATGGGTGTCAGTCAAACAACCGGCGCTATGGAAGGTAAGGAAGTACGGTTTGGCCCGGCTAACTCGGCCTACTGGAGTGTAATCACCACCATTATATCTACCGGTTCGGTAAACTCCATGCATGATAGCGCTATGCCAATGTCTGGTAACATGATGTTGCTGGGTATGATGGTGAACTGCTTTTATGGCGGTTGCGGTGTGGGTATCCTCAACTTTTACATCTTTATCATCATCGCGGTATTTATATCCGGGTTGATGGTAGGACGAACACCGGAGTTTTTTGGCCGTAAGATAGAGGCCCGCGAAATGAAGATCGCTTCGCTGATTGCTTTGCTGCACCCTTTTATTATCCTGGTAGGTTTGGCCATATCATCCTATGTGGTGGTAAACATGGCTGGCGCCGACTGGGCCGTTAAGCCATCAACCTGGTTAAATAACCCGGGCAACCATGGTTTTTCCGAAATGTTGTATGAGTACACTTCATCAGCAGCCAACAACGGTTCGGGCTTTGAAGGTTTGGGAGATGGTAATATTTTCTGGAACGTTACCACAGGTATCGTGATGATACTGGGCAGGTTCCTGCCCATTATTGGGCCGCTGGCTATTGCCGGTTTACTGGCCAATAAAAAATTCATTCCTGAATCGGCCGGTACATTAAAAAGTGATACATCAACCTTTGGGGTCATGATCTTCGCGGTAATCATCATCATTGCTGCCTTGTCATTCTTCCCATCATTAGCATTAGGCCCAATTGCCGAACACTTTTCATTAAAATAG
- a CDS encoding helix-turn-helix domain-containing protein: MRDIPFHQLRERASTGLEIRRFVAGDVPTDEADTLGAHRDDHYIFFVIEEGTASLMIDFQELRFGASSLYYILPGQVHHRIRNEIAYGWFIAIDALLIAPDYRNVFESQLVLQQPFTLTEVQFRQCTDLLALMQEKYLEEKPGPFYLQVVHSLVQSFVGIAACCFSGFCNPQFALSRPVQLAQEFKKLLADNIRQVKSPSAYASMLHVSETYLNEALKKVTGLSVSYWIQQEVLLEAKRLLYYSEMNVKEIAHALGYTDHTYFSRLFKKAENITPLLFRKHYRK, translated from the coding sequence ATGAGAGATATTCCGTTCCATCAACTCAGAGAGCGCGCCTCCACGGGCCTCGAGATCAGGCGTTTTGTTGCCGGGGATGTACCTACCGATGAAGCTGATACCCTGGGTGCGCATCGGGATGATCATTATATATTTTTTGTTATTGAAGAAGGTACGGCATCCCTCATGATCGATTTTCAGGAACTCAGGTTCGGTGCATCTTCCTTGTATTATATATTGCCAGGTCAGGTACATCACCGTATCCGCAATGAGATAGCTTATGGATGGTTCATCGCTATCGACGCTCTGCTGATTGCGCCCGACTACCGGAATGTTTTTGAAAGCCAGCTGGTATTACAACAGCCTTTTACACTTACTGAGGTCCAATTTCGCCAATGCACCGATCTGTTAGCCCTGATGCAGGAAAAATACCTGGAAGAAAAACCAGGTCCGTTTTATTTGCAGGTGGTACATTCCCTGGTACAATCATTTGTAGGGATTGCGGCATGTTGCTTCAGCGGATTTTGCAACCCGCAGTTTGCCTTGTCAAGACCCGTACAATTAGCCCAGGAATTTAAAAAACTACTGGCCGACAATATCCGGCAGGTTAAAAGCCCATCAGCCTATGCCTCTATGCTCCATGTTTCAGAAACTTATTTGAATGAGGCGCTGAAAAAAGTAACCGGACTTTCGGTAAGTTACTGGATACAACAGGAGGTGCTGCTTGAAGCTAAACGCTTACTGTATTACAGCGAGATGAACGTAAAAGAAATTGCCCACGCACTTGGTTACACCGATCATACTTATTTTTCAAGACTGTTTAAAAAGGCCGAAAACATCACCCCGCTTTTATTCCGCAAACATTACCGTAAATAG
- a CDS encoding outer membrane beta-barrel protein: protein MKRIPLIIIAAAVISLQAHAQKDTIKVKTIKKDTVARSLPSPISSLPFPVSDWDGAPLIGVDATAPDYPLQKALGITKSKVKIYGWIDVGGDISSSKHSNAPTSYDIIPNSVFLDQVGLKFDKQPNTVQTDHFDYGFLSTTIFGTDYRYTTGKGYFSDQLLKHNNKYGVDPAEIYGLLYFPKVADGLLVKVGRFISPADIEAQWATDNYLYTHSLMFTVDPYTFTGAQATFKLGSHWQLEIGIHGGNDVAVWSKAASVNGLLMARWVSNDNDDSIYGGINALGAGKYKDNHDDLQMVVATWGHKFNETLHMMTEVYYMWQHDALVGGTVIDGPPRPFYTNVGAGNPIPGAAQAVGAVNYFQIKLSTHDYISIRNGYLSDPQGNRTGFASSYTDHTIGFVHHFNNYIRIRPEIRYERAYANGVTPYDNGTKKDQYSAAVDIIARF from the coding sequence ATGAAAAGAATACCCCTAATAATAATTGCCGCAGCGGTTATCAGCTTACAGGCGCACGCTCAAAAAGATACAATAAAAGTTAAGACCATTAAAAAAGATACCGTGGCACGCTCGCTACCATCCCCAATTTCTTCACTTCCGTTTCCGGTTTCGGATTGGGATGGGGCCCCTTTAATTGGGGTGGATGCTACCGCGCCCGATTACCCTTTGCAAAAGGCATTAGGGATAACAAAAAGTAAAGTAAAAATTTATGGATGGATTGATGTTGGCGGCGATATCAGTTCGTCAAAACATTCAAATGCCCCAACTTCCTATGATATTATTCCTAATTCGGTGTTTCTTGACCAGGTAGGTTTAAAGTTTGATAAACAGCCAAACACGGTTCAAACAGATCATTTTGATTATGGATTTTTATCAACCACCATATTTGGAACCGATTATCGATACACTACCGGCAAGGGTTATTTTAGTGATCAGCTGCTGAAGCACAATAACAAATATGGCGTTGATCCGGCCGAGATTTATGGGCTTTTATATTTTCCAAAAGTAGCCGATGGCTTATTGGTAAAAGTAGGGCGATTTATATCTCCGGCTGATATTGAAGCGCAATGGGCCACGGATAATTACTTGTATACCCACTCGCTCATGTTTACGGTCGACCCTTATACATTTACCGGTGCGCAGGCAACTTTTAAACTGGGCTCACACTGGCAGCTGGAAATAGGTATACATGGCGGTAATGATGTTGCCGTATGGAGCAAGGCGGCAAGCGTAAATGGTTTACTTATGGCCAGATGGGTATCAAACGATAATGACGATTCCATTTATGGCGGTATAAACGCCCTGGGAGCGGGTAAATACAAAGATAATCATGATGATTTGCAAATGGTAGTAGCCACATGGGGCCATAAGTTTAACGAAACATTGCACATGATGACCGAAGTTTATTATATGTGGCAACATGACGCCTTAGTTGGCGGTACTGTGATTGACGGCCCTCCGAGACCTTTTTATACCAATGTTGGTGCAGGTAATCCTATACCAGGGGCAGCGCAGGCAGTTGGCGCGGTTAACTATTTTCAGATCAAGTTGTCAACACATGATTACATATCTATACGCAACGGTTATCTGAGCGATCCGCAGGGTAACAGAACAGGTTTTGCATCAAGCTATACCGATCATACCATAGGGTTTGTACATCACTTTAATAATTACATACGCATACGTCCCGAAATAAGGTACGAGCGTGCTTATGCAAACGGTGTCACTCCTTATGATAACGGAACAAAAAAAGATCAATACTCAGCAGCAGTGGATATAATTGCACGCTTCTGA
- a CDS encoding winged helix-turn-helix transcriptional regulator: MEGQLKKKDHSSTECKAAASSIRDALYVLNGKWKLPLIVTLVDGPLRFNDIQRALSGITPKILSKELKELELNEFVKRNVFLTTPVTVTYEATPYSQTLGPVLDELQKWGTQHRERIVASRRQHAETVTMGE; encoded by the coding sequence ATGGAAGGTCAACTGAAAAAAAAAGATCATAGTTCGACAGAGTGTAAGGCCGCCGCGAGCTCGATCAGGGATGCGTTGTATGTGCTCAACGGAAAATGGAAATTGCCGCTTATTGTTACGCTTGTTGATGGACCGCTGCGTTTTAATGATATTCAAAGAGCCTTGAGCGGAATCACTCCTAAAATATTGTCAAAAGAACTCAAAGAACTGGAGCTGAATGAGTTTGTGAAACGGAACGTTTTTTTAACTACCCCGGTTACCGTAACTTATGAGGCCACCCCCTACAGCCAAACCTTAGGACCGGTATTAGATGAGTTGCAAAAATGGGGAACACAGCACCGGGAACGTATAGTTGCCAGTCGGCGTCAGCATGCAGAAACAGTAACTATGGGAGAATAA
- a CDS encoding Crp/Fnr family transcriptional regulator: MELLISTIKQLIPLSSKEETIVKTLFSELNLKSGEYLLRDGQVCKHVAFINKGLVRYFINNDGDERTMFFNKEGEFVCNYISFLPQLPSDKNIQALEATQLYVISYEKLQRFYQEINSGEKFGRVAIEQVFLSAIQQLDSLYTDSPEVRYQQFLNHYPDLTQRIPQYHIASYVGIKPQSLSRIRKRIFS; the protein is encoded by the coding sequence ATGGAATTATTAATCAGTACGATTAAGCAACTGATCCCTCTTTCTTCCAAAGAGGAAACTATTGTTAAAACCCTCTTTAGCGAATTAAACCTCAAGTCTGGCGAATATCTGCTCCGGGACGGGCAGGTGTGTAAGCATGTGGCTTTTATTAATAAAGGACTCGTCAGGTATTTTATCAATAACGATGGCGACGAACGAACTATGTTTTTTAATAAAGAGGGCGAGTTTGTTTGCAATTATATCAGCTTTTTACCGCAGCTACCTTCCGACAAAAACATCCAGGCGCTGGAAGCAACACAGCTATATGTGATCAGTTATGAAAAGCTACAGCGTTTTTACCAGGAGATAAACAGCGGCGAGAAGTTTGGCCGGGTGGCAATTGAACAGGTCTTTTTATCGGCTATACAACAGTTAGATTCTTTATACACCGATTCTCCCGAAGTTCGGTATCAGCAGTTCCTCAATCATTACCCCGATCTTACACAAAGAATTCCACAATACCATATTGCTTCTTATGTGGGTATAAAACCCCAATCATTATCACGCATCCGCAAACGAATTTTCAGCTAA
- a CDS encoding K(+)-transporting ATPase subunit C — translation MKTYLLPSLKLTLIMIVITAGIYPLAIAGVGKLTPGHGDGETLSYKGHVVGYALEGQKFTKDEYFWGRPSAVDYNAAGSGGSNKGPSNPDYLKDVEKRIEDFLKHNPGVTRAQIPAEMVTASGSGLDPDISPAGAQVQVARIAKVRGLSADQLTKLVDEHTEKPMWGLFGPSKVNVLKLNIALNELKK, via the coding sequence ATGAAAACATATTTGTTGCCCTCATTAAAGTTAACGCTCATCATGATCGTGATAACTGCAGGCATATATCCACTGGCTATTGCCGGTGTAGGTAAATTAACTCCCGGCCATGGTGATGGCGAAACATTAAGCTATAAAGGCCATGTGGTTGGCTATGCGTTGGAAGGTCAGAAATTTACAAAGGACGAATACTTCTGGGGCCGCCCATCGGCAGTTGATTATAACGCTGCCGGATCAGGCGGTTCAAACAAAGGTCCCTCAAATCCTGATTACCTGAAAGACGTTGAAAAACGTATCGAGGATTTCTTAAAACACAACCCTGGTGTAACCCGTGCGCAGATCCCTGCCGAAATGGTTACCGCATCAGGCAGTGGTTTGGATCCGGATATTTCACCTGCCGGTGCGCAGGTACAGGTAGCCCGCATTGCTAAAGTACGCGGTTTATCTGCCGACCAGTTAACCAAACTGGTTGATGAACATACCGAAAAACCTATGTGGGGCCTGTTTGGTCCATCAAAAGTAAATGTGCTTAAACTGAATATAGCTTTAAACGAGCTTAAAAAATAA
- a CDS encoding DoxX family protein, protein MKAIKITYWVTTAIVALMMTYSAYAYLTQPAMLQAFHHLGYPGYFRMELALAKLAGAVLLLIPLKSLIKEWVYAGFTFTFISAFIAHSASGDPVNYRIMPVIFLVFLAVSYITYHKVKQATTKSPAL, encoded by the coding sequence ATGAAAGCAATCAAGATCACTTATTGGGTAACCACGGCTATAGTAGCTTTAATGATGACCTACTCGGCTTATGCCTATTTAACACAGCCTGCCATGTTACAGGCTTTTCATCACCTGGGTTATCCGGGCTATTTCAGGATGGAACTGGCTTTGGCTAAACTGGCCGGCGCTGTTTTATTATTGATTCCCCTAAAATCGCTTATTAAAGAATGGGTTTACGCAGGTTTTACTTTCACTTTTATCTCGGCTTTTATAGCCCACAGCGCATCCGGCGATCCGGTAAATTATCGCATCATGCCAGTCATTTTCCTGGTGTTCCTGGCTGTTTCTTATATTACTTATCACAAGGTAAAACAAGCTACGACCAAAAGCCCTGCACTTTAA
- a CDS encoding SIP domain-containing protein, with protein sequence METSTFQKIRRKAGKLFENRLQSGRVLEVRHWEPSTLIEIDLHLPFADIAQWNEIPYIKFRVDDFTFRDYTPSGWDAETSTCTIYVDAAHNGPGSRWAQQLKQDDIVSYLKIGSTYHSPVATSAVVALGDESSMGHLLALQKMVLPHTRFSGGLVIGNEHHRKLFHEYFWSPLQPVARKDIFGHHSLIEWVLDQQYSLENTVFYLAGNNTMVAQLRKLLKNQGYPSGQIKVQGFWS encoded by the coding sequence ATGGAAACATCCACTTTTCAAAAAATCAGAAGAAAAGCCGGAAAGCTGTTTGAAAACAGGTTACAATCCGGCCGGGTGCTTGAAGTGCGGCATTGGGAGCCGTCAACCCTTATTGAAATTGACTTGCACCTTCCTTTTGCCGATATAGCACAATGGAACGAAATACCATACATAAAATTCAGAGTCGATGATTTTACCTTCCGCGATTATACCCCATCCGGTTGGGATGCAGAAACCAGTACCTGTACCATTTATGTTGATGCGGCACACAACGGGCCAGGCAGCAGATGGGCCCAGCAACTCAAACAAGACGATATAGTAAGCTATCTTAAAATAGGCTCAACCTATCATAGTCCTGTAGCCACCTCGGCCGTTGTTGCCCTGGGCGACGAAAGCAGCATGGGCCATTTACTGGCTTTGCAAAAAATGGTATTGCCCCATACCCGTTTTTCGGGAGGCCTGGTGATTGGTAACGAGCATCACCGCAAGCTTTTTCACGAATACTTTTGGTCGCCTTTACAACCGGTAGCACGCAAAGATATTTTTGGACATCACAGCCTGATAGAGTGGGTGCTTGATCAGCAATACAGCCTCGAAAACACCGTATTTTACCTGGCAGGTAATAATACCATGGTTGCACAATTGCGCAAACTGCTCAAAAACCAAGGCTATCCGTCGGGTCAGATTAAAGTGCAGGGCTTTTGGTCGTAG
- the kdpF gene encoding K(+)-transporting ATPase subunit F: MIALFIVAIAVFVYMVYVLLKPEKF, translated from the coding sequence ATGATCGCATTATTCATTGTGGCTATAGCCGTGTTTGTATACATGGTGTACGTGCTGCTTAAACCCGAAAAATTTTAA
- a CDS encoding sensor protein KdpD, with protein MSEENKEQSVEHFLELIKRSRRGKFKVYIGMSAGVGKTYRMLLEAQALMRNGIDVKIGYVETHGRKETVAQLEGLPVIPRRKLFYKGKELEEMDLKAIISLRPEVVIVDELAHTNIEGSSNEKRWQDVMQILNAGINVISAVNIQHMESLNEEVQRITGATITERIPDKVLQMADEVVNIDLTADELIDRLKEGKIYDEKKVPLALNNFFQAERILQLRELALREVAHQVERKIDIEIPKNIKLRPELFLACISTNDESAKIIIRKTARLSSYYRSKWYVLYVQTSRESSDKINLASQRHLINNMKLATQLGGEVLKVKNDQIAKAIWETAEKYDITTICIGKPRFKFYQVIMKTAVFTQLLNKMSKTDIDLVILS; from the coding sequence ATGAGCGAAGAAAATAAAGAGCAGTCGGTTGAGCATTTCCTGGAACTCATCAAACGTTCCAGGAGGGGTAAATTTAAGGTTTACATAGGCATGAGCGCCGGTGTGGGTAAAACCTACCGCATGCTGCTGGAAGCCCAAGCCCTGATGCGTAATGGTATTGATGTTAAAATAGGCTACGTTGAAACCCACGGTCGTAAAGAAACCGTGGCGCAATTGGAAGGCTTGCCCGTAATACCCCGTCGTAAATTGTTTTATAAAGGCAAGGAGTTGGAAGAGATGGATCTGAAAGCCATCATCAGCCTGCGCCCCGAAGTGGTGATAGTAGATGAGCTGGCCCACACCAATATCGAGGGCAGCAGCAACGAAAAACGCTGGCAGGATGTGATGCAGATATTGAACGCAGGCATCAATGTGATCAGTGCAGTAAATATTCAACATATGGAAAGCCTGAATGAGGAAGTGCAGCGCATCACAGGGGCAACCATTACGGAGCGCATCCCGGATAAAGTTTTGCAAATGGCCGATGAAGTAGTGAATATAGATTTGACTGCCGATGAATTGATTGACCGTTTAAAGGAGGGAAAGATATATGACGAAAAGAAAGTACCGCTGGCGCTCAATAACTTTTTCCAGGCCGAGCGGATATTGCAGCTGCGGGAACTGGCCCTGCGCGAAGTGGCCCACCAGGTAGAACGGAAAATTGATATCGAGATACCTAAAAATATCAAGCTGCGGCCCGAACTGTTTTTGGCCTGCATTAGTACCAATGACGAATCGGCCAAAATAATTATACGCAAAACGGCCCGGCTGTCGTCCTACTATCGGTCTAAATGGTATGTGCTGTATGTACAAACCTCGCGCGAGAGCAGCGATAAAATAAATCTGGCATCGCAGCGCCACCTCATCAACAATATGAAACTGGCTACACAGCTGGGGGGCGAGGTACTCAAAGTAAAAAATGATCAAATAGCAAAGGCCATCTGGGAAACGGCCGAAAAATATGATATCACTACCATTTGTATTGGTAAACCGAGGTTTAAATTTTACCAGGTGATCATGAAAACGGCAGTGTTTACCCAATTGTTGAATAAAATGTCTAAAACAGATATTGACCTTGTAATACTATCATAA
- the kdpB gene encoding potassium-transporting ATPase subunit KdpB, with product MNSNQNTLFQGDQMKEAFKQSFIKLNPRILFRNPVMFTVEIGTVVMLIVSIYSFANKGQGSFAYNFTVFVVLFLTVLFANFAEAIAEARGKAQAESLRKTREETPARLLVNGKEQMVMSSQLKKGDVFICETGDNIPTDGEIIEGIATIDESAITGESAPVIRESGGDKSSVTGGTKVLSDRIKVMVTTQPGESFLDKMIALVEGASRQKTPNEIALTILLSGFTLIFVIVCVTLKPFGDYANTPITIAAFISLFVCLIPTTIGGLLSAIGIAGMDRALRANVITKSGKAVETAGDLDTLLLDKTGTITIGNRKATNFYPATGITRENFVAACVLSSLADETPEGKSIVELAHEDKAMPKVVAPKDSVFIKFTAETRSSGLDTPEGLRIRKGAFDSIRNIALKAGHQFPTEVEDNVKKISSNGGTPLVVSQNEQIMGVIELQDIIKTGIAERFERLRKMGVKTVMVTGDNPLTAKFIAEKAGVDDFIAEAKPEDKMNYIKKEQQGGKLVAMMGDGTNDAPALAQADVGVAMNSGTQAAKEAGNMVDLDNDPTKLIEIVEIGKQLLMTRGTLTTFSIANDVAKYFAIVPALFMVSIPSLKALNIMDLHSPESAILSAVIFNAIIIPLLIPLALRGVEYKPIGASALLRRNLLIYGLGGVLIPFIGIKLIDLAVGIFL from the coding sequence ATGAACTCAAATCAAAATACATTATTCCAGGGCGACCAGATGAAAGAGGCTTTCAAGCAATCATTCATCAAACTAAACCCACGCATCCTGTTCCGCAACCCGGTGATGTTCACTGTAGAGATTGGTACAGTGGTGATGCTCATCGTAAGCATTTACTCTTTTGCCAATAAAGGTCAGGGTAGTTTTGCTTATAACTTTACCGTATTTGTTGTATTATTTTTAACCGTGCTGTTTGCCAACTTCGCCGAAGCTATTGCCGAAGCCCGTGGTAAAGCACAAGCCGAAAGCCTGCGCAAAACCCGCGAAGAAACACCCGCCCGCCTGCTGGTAAACGGCAAAGAACAAATGGTGATGTCGTCTCAGCTTAAAAAAGGCGATGTGTTTATCTGCGAAACAGGAGATAACATCCCTACCGATGGCGAGATCATTGAAGGTATCGCTACCATTGATGAATCGGCCATTACCGGCGAATCTGCCCCGGTTATCCGCGAATCAGGCGGCGATAAATCATCCGTTACCGGTGGTACCAAAGTACTGTCAGACCGAATCAAGGTAATGGTTACTACTCAGCCCGGCGAAAGCTTCCTGGATAAGATGATTGCCCTGGTTGAAGGTGCATCGCGCCAGAAAACACCCAATGAAATAGCTTTAACTATTCTGCTGTCAGGCTTCACGCTCATCTTCGTGATTGTGTGTGTTACTCTGAAACCATTTGGAGATTATGCAAATACCCCTATAACTATAGCTGCTTTTATATCCCTGTTCGTGTGTTTAATCCCTACAACTATCGGTGGTCTGTTATCAGCCATCGGTATTGCGGGGATGGACAGGGCTTTACGGGCCAATGTGATTACCAAATCTGGTAAAGCAGTGGAAACTGCCGGTGACCTGGACACTTTGTTACTGGATAAAACCGGTACCATCACCATAGGTAACCGTAAAGCAACCAACTTTTACCCCGCTACAGGCATCACCCGTGAAAACTTTGTTGCCGCCTGCGTACTAAGCTCCCTGGCGGATGAAACTCCCGAAGGTAAATCGATAGTGGAACTGGCGCATGAGGATAAAGCCATGCCAAAAGTTGTTGCTCCTAAAGACTCGGTATTTATCAAGTTTACTGCCGAAACCCGTTCCAGCGGTTTGGATACTCCCGAAGGTTTGCGCATCCGTAAAGGAGCATTTGATTCTATCCGTAACATAGCCTTGAAGGCCGGTCACCAGTTCCCAACAGAAGTGGAAGACAATGTTAAAAAGATCTCTTCAAACGGTGGTACCCCATTAGTGGTATCGCAAAATGAACAGATCATGGGGGTTATCGAGCTGCAGGATATCATCAAAACCGGTATTGCCGAACGTTTTGAGCGCCTGCGTAAAATGGGTGTTAAAACCGTAATGGTAACCGGTGACAATCCGCTTACTGCCAAGTTTATTGCCGAAAAAGCCGGTGTGGATGATTTTATTGCCGAGGCTAAGCCCGAAGATAAAATGAACTACATTAAAAAAGAACAGCAGGGCGGTAAACTGGTAGCCATGATGGGCGACGGTACCAATGATGCCCCGGCACTGGCACAGGCCGACGTAGGCGTGGCCATGAACAGCGGTACCCAGGCTGCTAAAGAAGCCGGTAACATGGTGGACCTGGATAACGATCCCACCAAACTGATTGAGATTGTGGAAATAGGTAAACAGTTGTTGATGACCCGCGGTACGCTTACCACTTTCAGTATAGCTAATGACGTGGCCAAGTATTTCGCCATTGTGCCGGCGCTGTTCATGGTATCTATACCATCATTAAAAGCGCTCAACATCATGGATCTGCACAGTCCGGAGTCGGCCATATTATCGGCCGTAATATTTAACGCCATCATTATACCATTGCTCATACCATTGGCACTAAGAGGTGTGGAATACAAACCGATAGGAGCCAGCGCCCTGTTGCGCCGCAACCTGTTGATATACGGCTTAGGCGGTGTACTGATACCATTTATAGGTATCAAACTGATTGACCTGGCGGTAGGAATATTTTTATAA